One part of the Coffea eugenioides isolate CCC68of chromosome 10, Ceug_1.0, whole genome shotgun sequence genome encodes these proteins:
- the LOC113750019 gene encoding probable LRR receptor-like serine/threonine-protein kinase At3g47570 isoform X2 has product MVRNMENYYKLYIELVLSTCLVVSSLAMSTTNFTTDQLALLSLKQHITSDPGGSILGNNWSTAVSVCGWIGVTCSSRHPGRVTQVNISNMGLAGTIPPDIGNLSFLVSLDMRNNNFHGVPPERMVNLRRLRYIDLRYNNFVGEVPSWFGLLDKLQSLLLSKNQFSGVIPKQIGNLYKLEHLRMSYNNLEGGIPKEICNLTMLQSLVLCSNHLTGSIPQEIGNLIKLENLCLQFNSLTGSIPIGMFNISALQTFSLVRNHIIGNLPSNFGYALPNLEELEIGGNNLSGVIPKSISNCSKLARLSLGQNQFTGKVPNSIGDLRLLEVLDLSENDLTSDQSESPELSLIISLTNCKSLGRLALAGNPLNGMLPVSMGNLSNSLERIYARSCRIRGSIPESIGNLSNLIVLSLFDNALTGSIPSTLKGLQKLQGLLLYDNNIEGTIPTNLCNLLSLSTVDVSRNQISGSIPGCIGNLTSLRNLHLGFNRLASSVPKSLWNLKDLLELSLTSNILIGSLPPEIGKLEVVTLLDLSVNRFSDSIPSTTGELENVIHLSLARNAIQGSIPESFSNLLSLEFLDLSHNNLSGSIPKSLEALKFLKYFNVSFNDLRGEIPSDGPFQNFNPESFISNAALCGASRFHVKSCETVAEHRLKHKRNIRIIFVVLGTATVLSAMAFGFLFFRYRKKDIVSSRRNFSSLMSKPRFSYNELFQATDGWNNRNLLGLGSFGSVYKGTFRDGIVLAIKVFHLELEMAFESFDAECEMLSSNADFKAIVLEYMPNGSLENWLYSQNHFLDATQRLTIMIDVAYALQYLHHGHSTPMVHCDLKPSNILLSQDMVAHLCDFGISKLLSQESSFTYTQTLATCGYVAPEYGSEGLVSTRCDVYSYGIVLMEVFTRKKPNDEKFGENLSLKSWILDSLPNAIVQVIDANLIRPDKRSFSQELNCISAIMEVAMKCSRDSPRDRSTMGDVLEELKKIKLLLSALDRED; this is encoded by the exons ATGGTTAGGAATATGGAGAACTACTACAAGTTATACATTGAACTTGTATTGTCTACTTGTCTGGTAGTGTCTTCTTTGGCCATGTCCACAACCAACTTCACCACTGATCAATTAGCCCTTCTTAGCTTGAAACAGCATATAACTTCTGATCCTGGAGGTTCAATCTTGGGAAACAATTGGTCCACTGCAGTCTCCGTCTGCGGGTGGATTGGAGTCACTTGCAGCTCTCGCCATCCGGGCAGAGTTACTCAGGTTAATATTTCGAACATGGGTCTGGCGGGCACCATTCCTCCAGACATAGGAAACCTCTCGTTTCTTGTTTCTCTTGACATGAGAAATAATAACTTTCATGGCGTGCCACCAGAAAGGATGGTTAATTTGCGTCGATTGAGGTACATTGATCTGAGATACAACAACTTTGTTGGAGAGGTACCATCATGGTTCGGTTTGTTGGATAAGCTCCAATCCCTGCTTTTATCCAAGAACCAGTTTAGTGGAGTTATACCAAAACAAATTGGGAATCTGTACAAGCTTGAGCACCTGAGAATGTCCTACAACAACTTGGAAG GAGGAATACCAAAAGAGATTTGTAATTTAACTATGCTCCAAAGCCTAGTCTTATGCAGCAACCACCTGACAG GTTCGATTCCACAAGAAATCGGCAACTTGATCAAATTGGAGAATCTTTGCCTTCAATTCAACAGCTTAACTGGTTCGATTCCAATTGGGATGTTTAATATTTCGGCCCTGCAGACTTTCTCACTTGTAAGAAATCATATTATTGGCAATCTTCCATCAAACTTTGGTTATGCTCTACCCAACTTGGAAGAACTTGAAATTGGTGGCAATAACTTGAGTGGAGTTATACCCAAGTCTATCTCAAACTGTTCAAAACTGGCCAGATTATCCCTTGGTCAGAACCAATTCACTGGCAAAGTTCCCAATTCCATTGGAGATTTAAGACTTCTTGAAGTCCTGGATTTATCTGAGAATGATCTGACGAGTGATCAATCTGAATCTCCAGAGTTGAGCCTCATCATTTCTCTCACAAATTGCAAATCATTAGGAAGACTTGCATTGGCAGGTAATCCTCTCAATGGCATGCTCCCCGTCTCCATGGGAAATCTTTCTAATTCTCTTGAAAGGATATATGCACGTAGCTGTAGGATCAGAGGTAGCATTCCAGAGAGCATTGGCAACTTGAGCAACTTGATAGTATTGAGCCTATTTGACAATGCCTTGACTGGTTCCATCCCTAGTACACTCAAAGGTTTGCAAAAGCTTCAAGGTCTATTACTTTACGACAATAACATCGAAGGAACCATTCCTACCAATCTCTGTAATTTACTAAGTTTGAGTACTGTGGATGTAAGCCGTAATCAAATTTCAGGTTCCATCCCAGGATGTATAGGTAATCTCACATCCCTAAGGAATCTCCATCTTGGATTCAACAGATTAGCCTCTAGTGTTCCTAAAAGTTTGTGGAATCTCAAGGATCTCTTGGAACTTAGCCTAACATCAAATATCTTAATTGGATCTCTTCCTCCAGAAATTGGAAAGCTAGAGGTTGTAACGTTGTTAGACTTGTCTGTGAATCGTTTCTCAGACAGCATACCTAGTACAACTGGGGAGCTGGAAAATGTGATTCACCTTTCTTTGGCACGTAATGCCATTCAAGGCTCAATTCCTGAGTCATTTAGTAACTTGTTAAGCCTTGAATTTTTGGACCTGTCGCATAACAACCTTTCTGGTTCAATTCCCAAGTCATTGGAGGCTCTTAAATTTCTCAAATACTTCAATGTTTCTTTTAATGATTTAAGAGGTGAGATTCCATCTGATGGTCCTTTCCAAAACTTCAATCCTGAATCCTTCATATCCAATGCAGCATTGTGTGGAGCATCTCGTTTTCATGTCAAATCATGCGAAACTGTTGCTGAGCATAGATTGAAGCACAAGAGGAATATACGGATCATTTttgttgtgttaggaactgcaACTGTACTAAGTGCCATGGCCTTTGGATTTCTTTTCTTCAGATACCGAAAGAAAGATATTGTCTCGAGTCGAAGAAATTTCTCGTCATTGATGTCCAAACCAAGATTTTCATACAATGAACTTTTTCAAGCAACTGATGGTTGGAATAATAGAAATTTACTTGGCTTGGGGAGCTTTGGATCTGTTTACAAAGGTACTTTTCGTGATGGGATAGTTCTGGCTATCAAAGTATTTCATTTGGAACTGGAAATGGCATTTGAGAGCTTCGATGCAGAATGTGAGATGTTGAGC TCTAATGCTGATTTTAAGGCCATAGTGCTTGAATACATGCCTAATGGTAGCCTTGAGAATTGGTTGTATTCCCAGAATCATTTCTTAGATGCTACGCAGAGATTGACTATCATGATTGATGTTGCATATGCACTGCAATATCTTCACCATGGTCATTCAACACCAATGGTCCATTGTGATCTGAAGCCTAGTAATATCTTGCTTAGTCAAGATATGGTTGCACATCTTTGTGATTTTGGTATCTCTAAATTGTTGAGCCAAGAAAGCAGCTTTACATACACCCAAACACTGGCTACATGCGGATATGTTGCACCAG AGTATGGATCTGAAGGACTGGTTTCGACGAGATGTGATGTTTACAGTTATGGAATTGTACTGATGGAAGTATTCACCAGAAAAAAACCCAATGATGAGAAGTTTGGTGAAAATTTGAGCTTGAAGAGTTGGATACTTGATTCTTTGCCAAATGCCATAGTTCAGGTTATAGATGCCAACTTGATTAGGCCTGATAAAAGGAGCTTTAGCCAGGAGCTAAATTGCATATCAGCTATAATGGAAGTGGCAATGAAATGCTCAAGAGATTCGCCAAGAGACAGAAGTACAATGGGAGATGTTCTCGAGGAATTGAAAAAGATCAAACTTCTTCTTTCAGCATTGGACAGAGAAGATTGA
- the LOC113750019 gene encoding probable LRR receptor-like serine/threonine-protein kinase At3g47570 isoform X3: MHFSLILKIWVGLCRFSSGVTMPKQMKIKIGGIPKEICNLTMLQSLVLCSNHLTGSIPQEIGNLIKLENLCLQFNSLTGSIPIGMFNISALQTFSLVRNHIIGNLPSNFGYALPNLEELEIGGNNLSGVIPKSISNCSKLARLSLGQNQFTGKVPNSIGDLRLLEVLDLSENDLTSDQSESPELSLIISLTNCKSLGRLALAGNPLNGMLPVSMGNLSNSLERIYARSCRIRGSIPESIGNLSNLIVLSLFDNALTGSIPSTLKGLQKLQGLLLYDNNIEGTIPTNLCNLLSLSTVDVSRNQISGSIPGCIGNLTSLRNLHLGFNRLASSVPKSLWNLKDLLELSLTSNILIGSLPPEIGKLEVVTLLDLSVNRFSDSIPSTTGELENVIHLSLARNAIQGSIPESFSNLLSLEFLDLSHNNLSGSIPKSLEALKFLKYFNVSFNDLRGEIPSDGPFQNFNPESFISNAALCGASRFHVKSCETVAEHRLKHKRNIRIIFVVLGTATVLSAMAFGFLFFRYRKKDIVSSRRNFSSLMSKPRFSYNELFQATDGWNNRNLLGLGSFGSVYKGTFRDGIVLAIKVFHLELEMAFESFDAECEMLSNFRHRNLTKVITCCSNADFKAIVLEYMPNGSLENWLYSQNHFLDATQRLTIMIDVAYALQYLHHGHSTPMVHCDLKPSNILLSQDMVAHLCDFGISKLLSQESSFTYTQTLATCGYVAPEYGSEGLVSTRCDVYSYGIVLMEVFTRKKPNDEKFGENLSLKSWILDSLPNAIVQVIDANLIRPDKRSFSQELNCISAIMEVAMKCSRDSPRDRSTMGDVLEELKKIKLLLSALDRED, from the exons ATGCACTTCTCGCTGATATTAAAGATTTGGGTAGGCCTCTGTAGATTCTCCTCAGGAGTAACTATGCCTAAGCAAATGAAAATCAAAATAG GAGGAATACCAAAAGAGATTTGTAATTTAACTATGCTCCAAAGCCTAGTCTTATGCAGCAACCACCTGACAG GTTCGATTCCACAAGAAATCGGCAACTTGATCAAATTGGAGAATCTTTGCCTTCAATTCAACAGCTTAACTGGTTCGATTCCAATTGGGATGTTTAATATTTCGGCCCTGCAGACTTTCTCACTTGTAAGAAATCATATTATTGGCAATCTTCCATCAAACTTTGGTTATGCTCTACCCAACTTGGAAGAACTTGAAATTGGTGGCAATAACTTGAGTGGAGTTATACCCAAGTCTATCTCAAACTGTTCAAAACTGGCCAGATTATCCCTTGGTCAGAACCAATTCACTGGCAAAGTTCCCAATTCCATTGGAGATTTAAGACTTCTTGAAGTCCTGGATTTATCTGAGAATGATCTGACGAGTGATCAATCTGAATCTCCAGAGTTGAGCCTCATCATTTCTCTCACAAATTGCAAATCATTAGGAAGACTTGCATTGGCAGGTAATCCTCTCAATGGCATGCTCCCCGTCTCCATGGGAAATCTTTCTAATTCTCTTGAAAGGATATATGCACGTAGCTGTAGGATCAGAGGTAGCATTCCAGAGAGCATTGGCAACTTGAGCAACTTGATAGTATTGAGCCTATTTGACAATGCCTTGACTGGTTCCATCCCTAGTACACTCAAAGGTTTGCAAAAGCTTCAAGGTCTATTACTTTACGACAATAACATCGAAGGAACCATTCCTACCAATCTCTGTAATTTACTAAGTTTGAGTACTGTGGATGTAAGCCGTAATCAAATTTCAGGTTCCATCCCAGGATGTATAGGTAATCTCACATCCCTAAGGAATCTCCATCTTGGATTCAACAGATTAGCCTCTAGTGTTCCTAAAAGTTTGTGGAATCTCAAGGATCTCTTGGAACTTAGCCTAACATCAAATATCTTAATTGGATCTCTTCCTCCAGAAATTGGAAAGCTAGAGGTTGTAACGTTGTTAGACTTGTCTGTGAATCGTTTCTCAGACAGCATACCTAGTACAACTGGGGAGCTGGAAAATGTGATTCACCTTTCTTTGGCACGTAATGCCATTCAAGGCTCAATTCCTGAGTCATTTAGTAACTTGTTAAGCCTTGAATTTTTGGACCTGTCGCATAACAACCTTTCTGGTTCAATTCCCAAGTCATTGGAGGCTCTTAAATTTCTCAAATACTTCAATGTTTCTTTTAATGATTTAAGAGGTGAGATTCCATCTGATGGTCCTTTCCAAAACTTCAATCCTGAATCCTTCATATCCAATGCAGCATTGTGTGGAGCATCTCGTTTTCATGTCAAATCATGCGAAACTGTTGCTGAGCATAGATTGAAGCACAAGAGGAATATACGGATCATTTttgttgtgttaggaactgcaACTGTACTAAGTGCCATGGCCTTTGGATTTCTTTTCTTCAGATACCGAAAGAAAGATATTGTCTCGAGTCGAAGAAATTTCTCGTCATTGATGTCCAAACCAAGATTTTCATACAATGAACTTTTTCAAGCAACTGATGGTTGGAATAATAGAAATTTACTTGGCTTGGGGAGCTTTGGATCTGTTTACAAAGGTACTTTTCGTGATGGGATAGTTCTGGCTATCAAAGTATTTCATTTGGAACTGGAAATGGCATTTGAGAGCTTCGATGCAGAATGTGAGATGTTGAGCAATTTTCGCCATCGCAATCTAACTAAAGTTATAACTTGTTGCTCTAATGCTGATTTTAAGGCCATAGTGCTTGAATACATGCCTAATGGTAGCCTTGAGAATTGGTTGTATTCCCAGAATCATTTCTTAGATGCTACGCAGAGATTGACTATCATGATTGATGTTGCATATGCACTGCAATATCTTCACCATGGTCATTCAACACCAATGGTCCATTGTGATCTGAAGCCTAGTAATATCTTGCTTAGTCAAGATATGGTTGCACATCTTTGTGATTTTGGTATCTCTAAATTGTTGAGCCAAGAAAGCAGCTTTACATACACCCAAACACTGGCTACATGCGGATATGTTGCACCAG AGTATGGATCTGAAGGACTGGTTTCGACGAGATGTGATGTTTACAGTTATGGAATTGTACTGATGGAAGTATTCACCAGAAAAAAACCCAATGATGAGAAGTTTGGTGAAAATTTGAGCTTGAAGAGTTGGATACTTGATTCTTTGCCAAATGCCATAGTTCAGGTTATAGATGCCAACTTGATTAGGCCTGATAAAAGGAGCTTTAGCCAGGAGCTAAATTGCATATCAGCTATAATGGAAGTGGCAATGAAATGCTCAAGAGATTCGCCAAGAGACAGAAGTACAATGGGAGATGTTCTCGAGGAATTGAAAAAGATCAAACTTCTTCTTTCAGCATTGGACAGAGAAGATTGA
- the LOC113750019 gene encoding probable LRR receptor-like serine/threonine-protein kinase At3g47570 isoform X1 — MVRNMENYYKLYIELVLSTCLVVSSLAMSTTNFTTDQLALLSLKQHITSDPGGSILGNNWSTAVSVCGWIGVTCSSRHPGRVTQVNISNMGLAGTIPPDIGNLSFLVSLDMRNNNFHGVPPERMVNLRRLRYIDLRYNNFVGEVPSWFGLLDKLQSLLLSKNQFSGVIPKQIGNLYKLEHLRMSYNNLEGGIPKEICNLTMLQSLVLCSNHLTGSIPQEIGNLIKLENLCLQFNSLTGSIPIGMFNISALQTFSLVRNHIIGNLPSNFGYALPNLEELEIGGNNLSGVIPKSISNCSKLARLSLGQNQFTGKVPNSIGDLRLLEVLDLSENDLTSDQSESPELSLIISLTNCKSLGRLALAGNPLNGMLPVSMGNLSNSLERIYARSCRIRGSIPESIGNLSNLIVLSLFDNALTGSIPSTLKGLQKLQGLLLYDNNIEGTIPTNLCNLLSLSTVDVSRNQISGSIPGCIGNLTSLRNLHLGFNRLASSVPKSLWNLKDLLELSLTSNILIGSLPPEIGKLEVVTLLDLSVNRFSDSIPSTTGELENVIHLSLARNAIQGSIPESFSNLLSLEFLDLSHNNLSGSIPKSLEALKFLKYFNVSFNDLRGEIPSDGPFQNFNPESFISNAALCGASRFHVKSCETVAEHRLKHKRNIRIIFVVLGTATVLSAMAFGFLFFRYRKKDIVSSRRNFSSLMSKPRFSYNELFQATDGWNNRNLLGLGSFGSVYKGTFRDGIVLAIKVFHLELEMAFESFDAECEMLSNFRHRNLTKVITCCSNADFKAIVLEYMPNGSLENWLYSQNHFLDATQRLTIMIDVAYALQYLHHGHSTPMVHCDLKPSNILLSQDMVAHLCDFGISKLLSQESSFTYTQTLATCGYVAPEYGSEGLVSTRCDVYSYGIVLMEVFTRKKPNDEKFGENLSLKSWILDSLPNAIVQVIDANLIRPDKRSFSQELNCISAIMEVAMKCSRDSPRDRSTMGDVLEELKKIKLLLSALDRED; from the exons ATGGTTAGGAATATGGAGAACTACTACAAGTTATACATTGAACTTGTATTGTCTACTTGTCTGGTAGTGTCTTCTTTGGCCATGTCCACAACCAACTTCACCACTGATCAATTAGCCCTTCTTAGCTTGAAACAGCATATAACTTCTGATCCTGGAGGTTCAATCTTGGGAAACAATTGGTCCACTGCAGTCTCCGTCTGCGGGTGGATTGGAGTCACTTGCAGCTCTCGCCATCCGGGCAGAGTTACTCAGGTTAATATTTCGAACATGGGTCTGGCGGGCACCATTCCTCCAGACATAGGAAACCTCTCGTTTCTTGTTTCTCTTGACATGAGAAATAATAACTTTCATGGCGTGCCACCAGAAAGGATGGTTAATTTGCGTCGATTGAGGTACATTGATCTGAGATACAACAACTTTGTTGGAGAGGTACCATCATGGTTCGGTTTGTTGGATAAGCTCCAATCCCTGCTTTTATCCAAGAACCAGTTTAGTGGAGTTATACCAAAACAAATTGGGAATCTGTACAAGCTTGAGCACCTGAGAATGTCCTACAACAACTTGGAAG GAGGAATACCAAAAGAGATTTGTAATTTAACTATGCTCCAAAGCCTAGTCTTATGCAGCAACCACCTGACAG GTTCGATTCCACAAGAAATCGGCAACTTGATCAAATTGGAGAATCTTTGCCTTCAATTCAACAGCTTAACTGGTTCGATTCCAATTGGGATGTTTAATATTTCGGCCCTGCAGACTTTCTCACTTGTAAGAAATCATATTATTGGCAATCTTCCATCAAACTTTGGTTATGCTCTACCCAACTTGGAAGAACTTGAAATTGGTGGCAATAACTTGAGTGGAGTTATACCCAAGTCTATCTCAAACTGTTCAAAACTGGCCAGATTATCCCTTGGTCAGAACCAATTCACTGGCAAAGTTCCCAATTCCATTGGAGATTTAAGACTTCTTGAAGTCCTGGATTTATCTGAGAATGATCTGACGAGTGATCAATCTGAATCTCCAGAGTTGAGCCTCATCATTTCTCTCACAAATTGCAAATCATTAGGAAGACTTGCATTGGCAGGTAATCCTCTCAATGGCATGCTCCCCGTCTCCATGGGAAATCTTTCTAATTCTCTTGAAAGGATATATGCACGTAGCTGTAGGATCAGAGGTAGCATTCCAGAGAGCATTGGCAACTTGAGCAACTTGATAGTATTGAGCCTATTTGACAATGCCTTGACTGGTTCCATCCCTAGTACACTCAAAGGTTTGCAAAAGCTTCAAGGTCTATTACTTTACGACAATAACATCGAAGGAACCATTCCTACCAATCTCTGTAATTTACTAAGTTTGAGTACTGTGGATGTAAGCCGTAATCAAATTTCAGGTTCCATCCCAGGATGTATAGGTAATCTCACATCCCTAAGGAATCTCCATCTTGGATTCAACAGATTAGCCTCTAGTGTTCCTAAAAGTTTGTGGAATCTCAAGGATCTCTTGGAACTTAGCCTAACATCAAATATCTTAATTGGATCTCTTCCTCCAGAAATTGGAAAGCTAGAGGTTGTAACGTTGTTAGACTTGTCTGTGAATCGTTTCTCAGACAGCATACCTAGTACAACTGGGGAGCTGGAAAATGTGATTCACCTTTCTTTGGCACGTAATGCCATTCAAGGCTCAATTCCTGAGTCATTTAGTAACTTGTTAAGCCTTGAATTTTTGGACCTGTCGCATAACAACCTTTCTGGTTCAATTCCCAAGTCATTGGAGGCTCTTAAATTTCTCAAATACTTCAATGTTTCTTTTAATGATTTAAGAGGTGAGATTCCATCTGATGGTCCTTTCCAAAACTTCAATCCTGAATCCTTCATATCCAATGCAGCATTGTGTGGAGCATCTCGTTTTCATGTCAAATCATGCGAAACTGTTGCTGAGCATAGATTGAAGCACAAGAGGAATATACGGATCATTTttgttgtgttaggaactgcaACTGTACTAAGTGCCATGGCCTTTGGATTTCTTTTCTTCAGATACCGAAAGAAAGATATTGTCTCGAGTCGAAGAAATTTCTCGTCATTGATGTCCAAACCAAGATTTTCATACAATGAACTTTTTCAAGCAACTGATGGTTGGAATAATAGAAATTTACTTGGCTTGGGGAGCTTTGGATCTGTTTACAAAGGTACTTTTCGTGATGGGATAGTTCTGGCTATCAAAGTATTTCATTTGGAACTGGAAATGGCATTTGAGAGCTTCGATGCAGAATGTGAGATGTTGAGCAATTTTCGCCATCGCAATCTAACTAAAGTTATAACTTGTTGCTCTAATGCTGATTTTAAGGCCATAGTGCTTGAATACATGCCTAATGGTAGCCTTGAGAATTGGTTGTATTCCCAGAATCATTTCTTAGATGCTACGCAGAGATTGACTATCATGATTGATGTTGCATATGCACTGCAATATCTTCACCATGGTCATTCAACACCAATGGTCCATTGTGATCTGAAGCCTAGTAATATCTTGCTTAGTCAAGATATGGTTGCACATCTTTGTGATTTTGGTATCTCTAAATTGTTGAGCCAAGAAAGCAGCTTTACATACACCCAAACACTGGCTACATGCGGATATGTTGCACCAG AGTATGGATCTGAAGGACTGGTTTCGACGAGATGTGATGTTTACAGTTATGGAATTGTACTGATGGAAGTATTCACCAGAAAAAAACCCAATGATGAGAAGTTTGGTGAAAATTTGAGCTTGAAGAGTTGGATACTTGATTCTTTGCCAAATGCCATAGTTCAGGTTATAGATGCCAACTTGATTAGGCCTGATAAAAGGAGCTTTAGCCAGGAGCTAAATTGCATATCAGCTATAATGGAAGTGGCAATGAAATGCTCAAGAGATTCGCCAAGAGACAGAAGTACAATGGGAGATGTTCTCGAGGAATTGAAAAAGATCAAACTTCTTCTTTCAGCATTGGACAGAGAAGATTGA